In Dioscorea cayenensis subsp. rotundata cultivar TDr96_F1 chromosome 11, TDr96_F1_v2_PseudoChromosome.rev07_lg8_w22 25.fasta, whole genome shotgun sequence, a single genomic region encodes these proteins:
- the LOC120271718 gene encoding probable metal-nicotianamine transporter YSL8: protein MPEPVAKRDKEKEKEKENEHQNGNLTVEGSVEKMFEGKEMPKWTEQLTPRALVVSIILGFFVTYICMRLTLQQGESLVFNLFSAPIGYLVIKVWTTFMEAIGFHQRPFTRQENTVLYASILACTSITLNGGFGSYLLAMNPYMGITYTDPADSKTLAPSWIIVFLFVTSFIGIFTVVPLSKVLLLRHKLKYPSGMSAGNLINCLHATNGTPITRHQIRLLFKAILWSIAWHLFGWFYTASPICGFENFPAFGMLLSAQGYHFSFNAGSIGTGMICSPTVGLSMLAGGIISWAFLWPYVDSKEGTWYDKQPFISLTGRSGYVVSVTIAIALGDGIFHMGIVILQVCYEMYMRKKQKHIILHFAKRSGPELSSMSYDDRRRTNLFVENKVPTRVALGGYILFATISAIIIPVLFPSLHSYHIAAAYVLAPLLSFSNAYCTGLTDWTLNSAFSKFAILVFGAWTSGAQPGSVIAALASSGITTAVANTASDLMADFRTGYLTMTSPRAMFVAQIFGTAMGCIMAPICYMFFAAASPGLLSDTAEYPAAYASTYRVMAESSVKGFTMLPKNSITLAVGAFFSTIGINILREVARSMNWRVYRFIPSLIPMAISFFTGPSISFDVILGSLVAYLWRRKNKRHAELFMAFVGCGMIIGESFSPVIDNLMSYLNLTPPYCMRFLGSETADKVAGFLAMIP from the exons ATGCCTGAACCAGTGGCTAAAAgagacaaagaaaaagaaaaagaaaaagaaaatgaacatCAAAATGGAAACCTCACAGTTGAGGGGTCTGTGGAGAAGATGTTTGAGGGCAAGGAGATGCCCAAATGGACAGAGCAGCTGACCCCAAGGGCCTTAGTTGTTAGCATTATCTTAGGGTTCTTTGTTACATATATTTGCATGAGACTTACCCTACAACAAGGGGAGAGCTTAGTGTTCAACCTTTTCTCCGCACCAATTGGTTATTTGGTGATCAAGGTGTGGACCACCTTCATGGAAGCCATCGGCTTTCATCAGAGACCTTTCACACGCCAGGAGAACACTGTGCTTTATGCATCCATCTTGGCATGCACCAGTATTACCTTGAATG GTGGTTTTGGGAGCTATTTGTTGGCAATGAATCCATATATGGGAATTACTTACACAGATCCAGCGGACTCGAAGACACTTGCTCCTAGTTGGATCATTGTATTTCTCTTCGTAACAAGTTTTATTGGTATATTCACCGTCGTTCCCTTAAGCAAG GTATTGCTACTTCGTCACAAGCTCAAATATCCAAGTGGCATGTCTGCCGGTAATTTGATTAATTGCTTGCATGCTACCAACGGAACCCCCATCACAAG GCACCAAATAAGACTTCTCTTTAAGGCAATTCTTTGGAGCATAGCCTGGCACTTATTTGGTTGGTTCTACACCGCAAGTCCAATTTGTGGCTTCGAAAACTTCCCTGCCTTCGGTATGCTTTTGTCTGCCCAAGG GTACCATTTCAGCTTCAACGCAGGCAGCATAGGCACAGGAATGATCTGCAGTCCAACAGTGGGCTTATCAATGCTGGCCGGAGGCATAATCTCATGGGCATTCTTATGGCCTTATGTTGACTCAAAAGAAGGAACATGGTACGACAAACAACCGTTTATCTCCTTGACCGGCAGGAGTGGCTATGTGGTTTCAGTAACCATAGCCATAGCACTCGGTGACGGCATTTTCCATATGGGCATAGTCATTTTACAAGTCTGCTACGAGATGTACATGCgcaaaaaacaaaagcatattATTCTCCACTTTGCCAAACGCTCCGGCCCAGAGTTGAGTAGCATGAGCTATGATGATCGCCGTCGCACCAATCTCTTTGTTGAAAACAAGGTGCCGACGCGAGTCGCTCTCGGTGGGTATATACTATTTGCAACCATTTCTGCAATCATCATCCCGGTGTTGTTCCCTTCTCTACACAGTTACCATATCGCTGCCGCCTATGTTTTGGCCCCTTTGCTCTCCTTCTCTAATGCTTACTGCACCGGCCTGACTGACTGGACACTTAACTCGGCCTTTTCCAAGTTTGCAATCTTAGTCTTCGGGGCATGGACAAGTGGTGCACAACCCGGCAGCGTCATTGCAGCCTTGGCTTCATCAGGGATCACCACTGCCGTTGCTAACACTGCATCAGACCTCATGGCTGACTTTCGAACAGGCTATTTGACGATGACATCCCCAAGGGCTATGTTTGTCGCACAAATCTTCGGCACGGCAATGGGATGCATCATGGCCCCAATTTGCTACATGTTCTTCGCTGCAGCATCGCCAGGACTCCTCTCTGATACTGCAGAATATCCGGCTGCGTATGCCTCAACTTACCGTGTCATGGCTGAGTCCAGTGTCAAAGGATTCACAATGCTTCCTAAAAACTCG ATAACTTTAGCAGTAGGTGCATTTTTCAGCACCATCGGCATCAATATTCTGAGGGAAGTGGCTAGAAGTATGAATTGGCGCGTGTATCGGTTCATCCCAAGCTTGATACCAATGGCTATTAGTTTCTTTACTGGCCCTTCCATTTCCTTTGATGTTATACTAGGGAGCTTGGTTGCCTACTTATGGAGGAGAAAGAACAAGAGGCATGCAGAGTTGTTCATGGCCTTTGTTGGGTGTGGGATGATCATTGGGGAATCTTTCTCACCTGTGATAGATAACCTCATGAGTTACCTTAATCTAACACCACCTTACTGTATGAGGTTCTTGGGCAGTGAAACTGCTGATAAAGTGGCAGGTTTCTTGGCTATGATCCCTTGA
- the LOC120271719 gene encoding probable metal-nicotianamine transporter YSL8: protein MLERVRDGDHWPDHPNGIEPDNLSVDQMLQSDKVPKWTEQLTVRAFIVSLLVGTFLTIIILRLSITTGIVPAFNIVAGLLGFFLVKSWTRVLEATGLSRTPFTRQENTIIQTCIVACTSIGFSGGFGSYILAMSSQVANEIRDPAKENSTKDPSESWMIPFLFMVSFTGLFTISPIAKMTIIQHRLTYPTGSAVAHLINNFHTPQGALLARKQVRLMLKSFTGSFFWAAYSWLFTGGPNCGWSSFPLFGTSAYLKRFYFDFSLSNIAVGMICSHLVNFSLLLGAIISWGFLWPYIKTKEGLWYPAKLDASSFQGAFGYKIFISIAVILGDGFYHLVEVLLRSLHNLRAKRKQRGFMSTLETSTSDLNAVTNEERLRTNHFLQEQIPTTFAVGGYLLCFTISIFGLPNIFPQLMPHHILAAYLMAPLLGFCNAYGCGVTNWSLAPTYGKFAIMIFSAWVGAKAGGVIVGLVACGIVMTISNSASDLIQDLKTGYLTLSSPRSMFISQFIGTIMGCIMAPVIFWFINKSMHLGKEGSLYSAPYAKVYRAMALLSTDGLSKLPKNCISLCVVFFFGAVLINAMREGAKRKKWWFYKYIPSPIGMAIPFYLGGFFTVSMCIGSIIRYRWEKMNPQGAAMFVPVMASGMMCGESIWLIPAALLSMYHHEPPMCLRFLTVQANNLLDYLLYNQQS from the exons atgtTGGAACGTGTTCGAGATGGAGATCATTGGCCGGACCATCCGAATGGCATCGAACCTGATAATTTATCAGTGGATCAAATGCTCCAAAGTGACAAGGTACCAAAATGGACAGAGCAATTGACGGTAAGGGCATTCATTGTGAGCCTGTTGGTGGGCACATTCTTGACCATCATTATTCTTAGGCTCAGCATCACCACCGGCATTGTCCCTGCATTCAACATCGTTGCAGGCCTGCTAGGTTTTTTCTTGGTTAAGTCATGGACTAGGGTTCTTGAGGCTACTGGCTTATCTAGGACCCCTTTTACTCGACAAGAGAATACAATCATTCAGACATGCATCGTCGCCTGTACCAGCATTGGCTTCAGCG GGGGTTTTGGGAGTTATATTTTGGCGATGAGCAGTCAAGTGGCAAATGAAATACGTGACCCGGCTAAAGAGAATAGTACCAAAGATCCTTCAGAGTCATGGATGATCCCTTTTCTTTTCATGGTTAGCTTCACTGGCTTGTTCACCATTTCACCTATAGCAAAG ATGACAATCATACAACATAGGCTAACATACCCAACAGGCTCAGCCGTAGCTCACCTTATCAACAACTTCCACACTCCTCAAGGAGCCTTGCTAGCAAG GAAGCAAGTAAGGCTTATGTTGAAATCATTCACGGGTAGCTTCTTCTGGGCTGCATATAGTTGGTTATTCACTGGTGGTCCTAATTGTGGTTGGTCTAGCTTCCCTTTGTTTGGCACTTCAGCCTACTTGAAAAG gttttactttgatttttcACTGTCAAACATTGCTGTGGGGATGATTTGCTCTCATCTAGTTAACTTCTCCTTACTCTTGGGAGCCATAATCTCATGGGGATTCCTATGGCCTTATATCAAGACCAAGGAGGGTCTTTGGTACCCTGCAAAGCTAGATGCCTCAAGCTTTCAAGGTGCATTCGGCTACAAGATATTCATATCGATTGCCGTCATCCTCGGCGATGGCTTCTACCATCTCGTCGAAGTCCTCCTACGAAGTCTACACAATCTTCGTGCTAAACGCAAACAAAGAGGATTCATGTCAACCTTGGAAACTAGTACTAGCGATCTCAATGCGGTAACTAACGAAGAGCGTCTCCGTACCAACCACTTCCTTCAAGAGCAAATCCCGACCACATTCGCCGTTGGAGGCTATCTTCTTTGCTTCACTATTTCTATCTTCGGCTTGCCTAATATTTTCCCCCAGCTCATGCCGCACCACATTCTTGCGGCATACCTAATGGCGCCATTGCTCGGTTTTTGCAATGCATACGGTTGCGGTGTCACCAATTGGTCTCTAGCACCAACCTACGGCAAGTTCGCCATCATGATCTTCTCTGCATGGGTTGGTGCTAAAGCCGGTGGTGTCATTGTAGGCTTAGTAGCATGCGGTATAGTGATGACAATATCAAATTCTGCCTCGGATCTCATTCAAGATCTCAAAACTGGTTATCTAACCTTATCGTCGCCTAGATCAATGTTTATAAGCCAATTTATCGGGACAATAATGGGATGCATAATGGCACCAGtaatattttggtttataaacAAATCGATGCATCTCGGTAAGGAAGGGTCCTTATACTCAGCACCGTACGCAAAAGTCTACCGAGCCATGGCACTACTTAGCACCGATGGTTTATCAAAGCTTCCCAAGAACTGCATAAGCTTATGTGTGGTGTTCTTTTTTGGTGCAGTTTTGATCAATGCAATGAGGGAAGGggcaaagagaaagaaatggTGGTTTTATAAGTACATTCCAAGTCCTATTGGAATGGCAATTCCATTCTATTTAGGGGGGTTCTTCACAGTAAGTATGTGCATTGGGAGCATCATAAGGTATAGGTGGGAGAAGATGAATCCACAGGGGGCTGCGATGTTTGTGCCTGTCATGGCTTCTGGGATGATGTGTGGTGAGTCTATATGGTTGATTCCAGCGGCTTTGTTGAGCATGTACCACCATGAACCACCCATGTGCCTTAGGTTCTTGACGGTGCAGGCTAATAATCTGCTCGATTATTTATTGTATAACCAACAatcttaa